A stretch of the Lolium perenne isolate Kyuss_39 chromosome 3, Kyuss_2.0, whole genome shotgun sequence genome encodes the following:
- the LOC127338926 gene encoding zealexin A1 synthase-like, with product MAETTPMQVVAYTFLCALVATILLKLKHRRSAGGLNLPPGPWALPVIGHMHHLVGALPHQAMQRLAQLHGPVMLLRLGHVPTLVISSPEAAREVMKVHDAVFANRPMYVAADVFTYGGADISFARGPHWKPLRKLCATELLSPRSVRSFRSVREEEAARLARSVAAAGGAVVNVGEMAKVMMNDVIMRVSVGDRCAQRAAYLEELDRVLDLMSGFNLTDLFPTSRLAKALGGRALKATWEVHHRIHAIMEAMISDHKVAMESEEDKADAGGDQRGDILTILLRFQRNGGMGGGVTLTNANISGVLFDLFAAGSETTATTTTWAMSELMRNPRIIAKAQSEVRGVLQGKTEVTEADIDGRLPYLQMVIKETFRLHAPVPLLMPRLCNEPAKVMGYDVPAGTTVFVNVWAIGKGDESWTDAGEFRPERFETDMVDYAGTDFRFIPGGAGRKMCPGMMFGVSNVEIALASLLYHFDWKIPGGGNPEKLDMTEAYGVTARRKTELLLEAIPFVP from the exons ATGGCAGAAACCACGCCCATGCAGGTCGTGGCCTACACTTTCCTCTGCGCCCTCGTCGCCACCATACTCCTCAAGCTCAAGCACAGGCGCAGCGCCGGCGGCCTGAACCTGCCGCCGGGGCCATGGGCGCTGCCGGTGATCGGGCACATGCACCACCTGGTCGGCGCGCTGCCGCACCAGGCCATGCAGAGGCTCGCGCAGCTGCACGGCCCCGTCATGCTGCTCCGGCTCGGCCACGTCCCCACGCTCGTGATCTCCTCCCCGGAGGCGGCCAGGGAGGTGATGAAGGTCCACGACGCCGTCTTCGCGAACCGGCCCATGTACGTGGCCGCAGACGTCTTCACCTACGGCGGCGCCGACATCTCCTTCGCGCGCGGCCCGCACTGGAAGCCCCTGCGCAAGCTCTGCGCCACGGAGCTCCTCAGCCCGAGGAGCGTCCGCTCGTTCCGCTCCGTCCGGGAGGAGGAGGCCGCCAGGCTCGCGAggtccgtcgccgccgccggcggtgccgTCGTCAACGTCGGCGAGATGGCGAAGGTGATGATGAACGACGTGATCATGCGGGTGTCCGTGGGCGACCGGTGCGCGCAGCGGGCGGCGTACCTGGAGGAGCTGGACAGGGTGCTGGACCTCATGTCCGGGTTCAACCTCACCGACCTGTTCCCGACGTCGCGCCTCGCCAAGGCGCTCGGCGGCAGGGCCCTCAAGGCGACGTGGGAGGTGCACCACAGGATCCACGCCATCATGGAGGCCATGATCAGTGACCACAAGGTGGCGATGGAGAGCGAGGAAGACAAGGCTGATGCCGGAGGTGATCAGAGGGGCGACATACTCACCATTCTACTCCGGTTCCAGAGGAATGGCGGCATGGGCGGCGGCGTCACACTCACCAACGCTAACATCAGCGGCGTCCTCTTC GATCTTTTTGCTGCGGGCTCGGAGACGACGGCGACCACGACGACCTGGGCCATGTCGGAGCTGATGAGGAACCCACGCATAATAGCCAAAGCGCAGTCCGAGGTCCGTGGAGTCCTCCAAGGCAAGACCGAGGTGACCGAGGCGGACATCGACGGCCGGCTCCCCTACCTCCAGATGGTCATCAAGGAGACCTTCAGGCTGCACGCTCCGGTGCCGCTGCTCATGCCGAGGCTGTGCAACGAGCCAGCGAAGGTCATGGGCTACGACGTGCCCGCGGGCACCACTGTGTTCGTGAACGTGTGGGCGATAGGCAAGGGCGATGAGAGCTGGACCGACGCGGGCGAGTTCAGGCCCGAGAGGTTCGAGACTGATATGGTGGACTACGCTGGCACGGACTTCAGGTTCATCCCCGGTGGTGCCGGCCGAAAGATGTGCCCCGGTATGATGTTTGGGGTGTCAAACGTCGAGATTGCTCTCGCGAGCCTTCTCTATCACTTCGACTGGAAGATTCCTGGCGGCGGGAACCCGGAGAAGCTTGACATGACCGAGGCCTATGGAGTCACGGCTCGTCGGAAGACTGAGCTCTTGTTAGAAGCTATTCCATTTGTGCCTTGA